The following are encoded in a window of Citrobacter freundii genomic DNA:
- a CDS encoding DUF3820 family protein translates to MEKEQLIDIANTVMPFGKYKGRRLIDVPEEYLLWFARKDEFPPGKLGELMQITLLIKTEGLTQLVQPLKRPL, encoded by the coding sequence ATGGAAAAAGAGCAACTGATTGACATCGCTAATACCGTCATGCCCTTTGGCAAATACAAAGGGCGTCGGTTGATTGATGTGCCGGAAGAGTATCTGCTGTGGTTTGCCCGTAAGGATGAATTTCCACCGGGCAAACTGGGCGAGCTGATGCAAATTACGTTGCTGATTAAAACTGAGGGGCTGACGCAGCTGGTACAGCCCCTAAAACGTCCGCTTTAA
- a CDS encoding bile acid:sodium symporter family protein — MKLFRILDPFTLTLITVVLLASFFPAEGGFVPFFEGLTTAAIALLFFMHGAKLSREAIIAGGSHWRLHLWVMCSTFVVFPVLGVLFAWWAPVNVDPMLYTGFLYLCILPATVQSAIAFTSLAGGNVAAAVCSASASSLLGIFLSPLLVGLVMNMHGAEGSLEQVGKIMLQLLLPFVLGHLSRPWIGNWVSQHKKWIAKTDQSSILLVVYSAFSEAVVNGIWHKVGVGSLLFIVVVSVVLLAIVIGINVFVARKCGFNKADEITIVFCGSKKSLANGIPMANILFPTSVIGMMVLPLMIFHQIQLMVCAVLARRYKRQTDALQAQQEGRAAKA; from the coding sequence ATGAAACTTTTTCGTATCCTCGATCCGTTCACGTTGACGCTGATTACCGTTGTGTTACTGGCTTCTTTTTTTCCCGCCGAGGGTGGATTTGTCCCTTTCTTTGAAGGGTTAACCACCGCAGCGATTGCCCTGCTGTTCTTTATGCATGGGGCCAAACTCTCACGAGAAGCCATTATTGCCGGCGGTAGCCACTGGCGGTTGCATCTGTGGGTGATGTGCAGCACCTTTGTCGTCTTCCCAGTGCTGGGCGTGTTGTTTGCCTGGTGGGCACCGGTTAACGTCGATCCGATGCTGTACACGGGTTTCCTGTATCTGTGCATTTTGCCTGCCACGGTGCAGTCGGCGATTGCCTTCACCTCGCTGGCCGGTGGTAACGTGGCCGCCGCCGTGTGCTCTGCCTCCGCCTCCAGCCTGTTGGGTATTTTTCTCTCACCGTTGTTGGTCGGTCTGGTGATGAATATGCATGGCGCAGAAGGCAGCCTTGAGCAGGTGGGTAAAATCATGCTGCAGCTGCTGCTGCCGTTCGTGCTGGGGCATCTTTCACGCCCGTGGATTGGTAACTGGGTGTCACAACATAAAAAATGGATCGCTAAAACGGACCAGTCTTCGATTCTGCTGGTGGTTTATTCTGCCTTCAGCGAAGCCGTGGTGAATGGGATCTGGCACAAAGTCGGGGTAGGTTCACTGTTGTTTATCGTGGTAGTCAGCGTCGTACTGCTGGCTATTGTGATCGGGATAAATGTCTTTGTGGCGCGTAAATGCGGTTTCAATAAGGCCGATGAAATCACCATTGTATTCTGCGGGTCGAAAAAGAGCCTGGCGAACGGGATCCCCATGGCAAACATTCTGTTCCCGACGTCGGTGATCGGCATGATGGTGCTGCCGTTGATGATATTCCATCAAATCCAGCTGATGGTCTGCGCAGTGCTGGCTCGTCGCTATAAGCGACAAACTGACGCCTTGCAGGCGCAGCAGGAAGGCCGCGCCGCAAAGGCTTAA
- a CDS encoding LysR family transcriptional regulator translates to MNYSLRQLRIFVTVARAKSFSRAGDIIGLSQSAVSHSVKELEGQTGVRLLDRTTREVVLTDAGQQLAARLERILDELHSTLREAGQVGTQLTGTVRVAASQTISAHLIPQCIAQSNALYPAIDFVLHDRPQQWVLESIRQGEVDFGIVIDPGAATDLQCEAVLSEPFLLLCREDHPLAEREWVNWQDLLHERLVLQDYASGSRPLIDAALAHFSIDANIVQEIGHPATLFPMVEAGIGISVLPALALPLPQGSHLQVKRLTPVVERQLMLARRKNRSLSTAAQALWDVVRTQASELTAGRARDPLYQL, encoded by the coding sequence ATGAATTACTCTCTGCGTCAATTGCGTATTTTTGTCACCGTCGCTCGGGCTAAAAGCTTTAGTCGGGCGGGGGACATCATCGGCTTAAGCCAGTCGGCGGTGAGCCACAGCGTAAAAGAGCTGGAAGGGCAGACGGGCGTGCGCCTGTTGGACAGGACCACGCGAGAGGTGGTGCTTACCGACGCCGGACAACAGCTGGCAGCACGCCTTGAGCGTATCCTGGATGAGCTGCACAGCACGCTGCGCGAAGCCGGACAGGTTGGCACGCAGCTTACCGGTACAGTTCGTGTCGCGGCCAGCCAGACCATCTCTGCCCATCTTATTCCCCAGTGTATTGCCCAGAGTAATGCGCTTTATCCCGCGATCGATTTTGTCCTGCATGACAGGCCGCAGCAGTGGGTACTGGAAAGTATTCGTCAGGGGGAAGTGGATTTCGGCATTGTTATCGATCCGGGTGCGGCAACGGACCTGCAGTGTGAAGCGGTGCTGTCGGAACCCTTCCTGCTGCTGTGTCGGGAGGATCATCCTTTAGCCGAGCGGGAGTGGGTTAATTGGCAGGATCTCCTGCACGAACGTCTGGTGTTGCAGGATTACGCCTCTGGTAGCCGACCGCTGATTGATGCGGCACTGGCCCATTTCTCCATTGATGCCAACATTGTGCAGGAGATAGGCCACCCGGCAACGCTCTTTCCGATGGTCGAAGCGGGGATTGGTATCAGCGTACTGCCCGCGCTGGCGCTCCCCCTGCCGCAGGGCAGCCATTTGCAGGTCAAACGTCTGACGCCGGTGGTTGAACGACAGCTGATGCTGGCTCGACGTAAAAATCGCTCTTTATCGACCGCCGCTCAGGCATTGTGGGACGTCGTGCGCACACAGGCCAGTGAATTAACCGCCGGTCGTGCGCGGGATCCGCTGTATCAGTTATAA
- the xapA gene encoding xanthosine phosphorylase has translation MSHTLFSQNPWYSADIIRGYKPDFTPRVAFILGSGLGALAEQIEDAVAISYEKLPGFPVSTVHGHAGELVLGNLAGVPVACMKGRGHFYEGRGMTVMTDAIRTLKLLGCELLFCTNAAGSLRPEVGPGSLVALSDHINTMPGTPMVGLNDERFGERFFSLANAYDADYRAILQTVAKEEGFPLSEGVFVSYPGPNFETAAEIRMMQIIGGDVVGMSVVPEVIAARHCELKVVAVSAITNLAEGLGNVKLSHAQTLAAAELSRQNFINLICGFLRKLA, from the coding sequence ATGAGCCACACTCTTTTCTCTCAGAATCCCTGGTATAGCGCCGATATCATTCGTGGTTATAAACCTGACTTCACGCCACGCGTGGCGTTTATTCTCGGCTCCGGGCTGGGCGCGTTGGCCGAGCAAATCGAGGATGCGGTGGCGATCTCTTACGAGAAGCTGCCAGGGTTCCCGGTCAGCACCGTACATGGACATGCGGGGGAACTGGTGCTGGGGAATCTGGCTGGCGTTCCTGTGGCCTGCATGAAAGGGCGTGGGCACTTTTACGAAGGTCGCGGTATGACGGTGATGACCGATGCTATTCGTACCCTTAAACTGCTGGGCTGCGAACTGCTATTTTGCACCAACGCGGCGGGTTCTTTACGTCCTGAAGTCGGTCCGGGCAGCCTGGTCGCGCTCAGCGATCACATTAATACCATGCCAGGCACGCCAATGGTTGGACTCAACGATGAGCGTTTTGGCGAGCGTTTCTTCTCGCTGGCGAACGCCTACGATGCAGACTACCGTGCAATCCTGCAAACCGTAGCGAAAGAAGAAGGATTCCCGCTGAGCGAAGGCGTATTTGTCTCCTATCCGGGACCGAACTTTGAGACGGCGGCAGAAATTCGCATGATGCAGATTATTGGCGGTGATGTGGTTGGTATGTCGGTGGTCCCTGAAGTTATCGCTGCACGTCACTGTGAATTGAAGGTGGTTGCGGTTTCTGCCATCACCAACCTGGCAGAAGGGCTGGGGAATGTGAAGTTATCCCATGCCCAAACGTTAGCGGCGGCGGAACTCTCCCGACAGAACTTCATCAATTTGATCTGCGGCTTTTTGCGCAAGCTGGCCTGA
- a CDS encoding nucleoside permease: MGIASRLKLMSFLQYFIWGSWLVTLGSYMINTLHFTGANVGMVYSSKGLAAIIMPGIMGIIADKWLRAERAYMLCHLVCAGVLLYATTVTDADTMFWVMLINAMAYMPTIALSNSVSYSCLAQSGQDPVTAFPPIRVFGTIGFIVAMWTVSLMGLELSSAQLYIASGASLLLAMYAFTLPKIPVAEKKVATTLAGKLGQDAFVLFKNPRMAIFFLFAMMLGAVLQITNVFGNPFLHDFARNPEFAGSFVVKYPSILLSVSQMAEVGFILTIPFFLKRFGIKTVMLMSMLAWTLRFGFFAFGDPSPFGFVLLLMSMIVYGCAFDFFNISGSVFVEQEVSSNIRASAQGLFMTMVNGVGAWVGSILSGMAVDYFSVDGVKDWQTIWLVFAAYALALAVIFALFFKYKHEPERSVQKSLAH, from the coding sequence ATGGGTATCGCCTCACGCTTAAAGCTCATGTCGTTTTTGCAATATTTCATCTGGGGAAGTTGGTTGGTGACCCTGGGTTCTTACATGATCAACACCCTGCATTTTACCGGTGCCAACGTGGGTATGGTTTATAGCTCGAAAGGGCTGGCGGCGATTATTATGCCTGGCATCATGGGGATCATCGCTGATAAATGGTTGCGCGCCGAACGCGCCTACATGCTGTGTCACCTGGTGTGCGCGGGTGTGCTGCTGTATGCCACCACCGTGACCGATGCAGATACCATGTTCTGGGTGATGCTGATTAACGCCATGGCTTATATGCCGACGATTGCGTTGTCGAACAGCGTCTCATACTCCTGCCTGGCGCAATCCGGCCAGGATCCGGTCACGGCTTTCCCGCCGATTCGCGTGTTTGGCACGATTGGCTTTATTGTGGCTATGTGGACGGTAAGCCTGATGGGACTGGAACTGAGCAGCGCCCAGCTGTATATCGCCTCCGGCGCCTCATTACTGCTGGCGATGTACGCGTTTACCTTGCCTAAAATCCCGGTTGCTGAGAAGAAAGTGGCAACGACGCTTGCCGGTAAACTGGGACAGGATGCGTTTGTGCTGTTTAAAAATCCGCGTATGGCGATATTCTTTCTCTTTGCCATGATGCTGGGGGCGGTACTGCAAATCACCAACGTCTTTGGTAATCCGTTCCTGCATGATTTTGCCCGTAACCCTGAATTTGCTGGCAGCTTTGTCGTGAAGTATCCCTCTATTTTGCTGTCGGTGTCGCAGATGGCGGAAGTGGGCTTCATTCTCACCATTCCGTTCTTCCTTAAACGCTTTGGGATTAAAACGGTGATGCTGATGAGCATGCTGGCGTGGACGCTGCGTTTTGGTTTCTTTGCGTTTGGCGATCCGTCACCGTTTGGCTTTGTGCTGTTACTGATGTCGATGATCGTTTACGGTTGCGCGTTTGATTTCTTCAACATATCCGGATCGGTGTTCGTCGAGCAGGAAGTCAGCTCCAACATTCGCGCCAGCGCACAGGGGCTGTTTATGACCATGGTGAACGGCGTCGGGGCGTGGGTGGGTTCAATCCTGAGCGGCATGGCGGTGGACTATTTCTCCGTCGATGGCGTGAAGGACTGGCAAACCATCTGGTTGGTGTTTGCGGCTTATGCGCTGGCGTTGGCCGTCATTTTTGCGCTGTTCTTCAAATACAAGCATGAGCCGGAAAGGTCCGTGCAGAAATCGCTGGCACATTAA
- a CDS encoding LysR family transcriptional regulator, whose product MERTHRIDLKLLRYFLAVAEELHFGRAAARLNMSQPPLSIHIKELEQQLGTLLFIRHSRSVTLTHAGKILMEESRRLLSSANQALARVEQIGRGEAGRVELGVIGTAMWGKMRPVMRRFLKENPNVEVLFRENMPAMQMTLLERRELDAGIWRMATAPSPGFTSLRLHESSFLVAMPEEHPLSARDAVPLEALRNEYFVTMPSIHTDWAFLQRVCQSAGFSPMIIREVREPQTVLAMISMGIGITLIADSYAQMNWPGVVFRPLEERIPADLYIVYDQQQATPALEKLVGALTM is encoded by the coding sequence ATGGAACGCACGCATCGTATCGATCTGAAGTTACTGCGTTATTTTCTGGCAGTCGCAGAAGAACTGCATTTTGGACGTGCGGCTGCCCGCCTGAATATGTCACAACCCCCGCTAAGTATTCATATCAAAGAGCTGGAGCAGCAGCTCGGCACACTGTTGTTTATCCGGCATTCCCGTAGCGTGACCTTAACCCACGCCGGAAAAATCCTGATGGAAGAGTCACGCCGCCTGTTATCCAGCGCTAACCAGGCGCTGGCACGCGTGGAGCAGATTGGCCGCGGTGAGGCAGGGCGAGTCGAACTGGGCGTAATAGGCACGGCGATGTGGGGAAAAATGCGCCCGGTGATGCGGCGATTTTTGAAAGAGAACCCGAACGTTGAGGTTCTGTTTCGCGAAAACATGCCGGCAATGCAGATGACGCTGCTGGAGCGGCGTGAGCTGGATGCGGGGATTTGGCGGATGGCGACAGCACCCTCGCCCGGATTTACCAGCCTGCGCTTGCATGAGTCTTCATTTTTGGTGGCGATGCCGGAAGAACATCCGCTGAGCGCTCGTGACGCCGTGCCGCTGGAAGCGCTGCGTAATGAATATTTTGTCACGATGCCTTCCATTCATACTGACTGGGCATTTTTGCAGCGAGTGTGCCAGAGCGCCGGATTTTCACCGATGATTATTCGTGAGGTGAGGGAGCCACAAACGGTGCTGGCGATGATCAGTATGGGGATTGGTATTACGTTAATTGCAGATAGTTATGCGCAGATGAACTGGCCTGGCGTGGTATTCCGCCCGCTGGAAGAACGCATTCCTGCTGATTTATATATTGTGTATGACCAACAGCAGGCAACACCTGCGCTGGAGAAACTGGTTGGGGCATTGACGATGTGA
- the gltX gene encoding glutamate--tRNA ligase codes for MKIKTRFAPSPTGYLHVGGARTALYSWLFARNHSGEFVLRIEDTDLERSTPEAIEAIMDGMNWLNLEWDEGPYFQTKRFDRYNAVIDEMLEAGTAYKCYCSKERLEQLREDQMAKGEKPRYDGRCRHGHEHHADDEPCVVRFANPQDGSVIFDDQIRGPIEFSNQELDDLIIRRTDGSPTYNFCVVVDDWDMEITHVIRGEDHINNTPRQINILKALNAPVPVYAHVSMINGDDGKKLSKRHGAVSVMQYRDDGYLPEALLNYLVRLGWSSGDQEIFTREEMIKLFSLGAVSKSASAFNTEKLQWLNHHYINTLAPEYVATHLQWHIEQENIDTRVGPQLSELVKLLGERCKTLKEMAQSCRYFYEDFAEFDADAAKKHLRPVARQPLEVVRDKIAAITEWTAENVHHAIQSTADELEVGMGKVGMPLRVAVTGAGQSPGLDVTVHAIGKSRSIERINKALAFIAEREKQQ; via the coding sequence ATGAAAATCAAAACTCGCTTCGCGCCTAGCCCGACAGGTTATCTGCACGTCGGCGGTGCGCGTACTGCTCTTTATTCCTGGCTTTTTGCACGTAACCATAGCGGTGAGTTTGTGCTGCGTATTGAAGACACCGATCTCGAACGCTCCACGCCGGAAGCTATCGAAGCCATTATGGATGGCATGAACTGGCTGAATCTGGAGTGGGATGAAGGTCCGTACTTCCAGACCAAACGTTTTGATCGCTACAACGCCGTTATTGATGAGATGCTGGAAGCGGGTACAGCGTATAAATGCTATTGCTCCAAAGAGCGTCTGGAACAGCTGCGTGAAGATCAGATGGCGAAAGGTGAGAAGCCACGTTATGACGGTCGCTGCCGCCACGGCCACGAACATCACGCCGATGACGAACCTTGCGTGGTGCGTTTTGCCAACCCGCAGGACGGTTCCGTTATTTTTGACGACCAGATCCGTGGGCCGATCGAATTCAGCAACCAGGAACTCGACGATCTGATCATCCGCCGTACCGACGGTTCTCCAACCTATAACTTCTGTGTGGTTGTTGATGACTGGGATATGGAAATTACCCACGTTATTCGTGGTGAAGACCATATCAACAACACCCCGCGTCAGATCAACATCCTGAAGGCGCTGAACGCGCCGGTGCCGGTTTACGCGCACGTGTCGATGATCAACGGCGACGACGGTAAAAAACTGTCCAAACGCCACGGTGCGGTCAGCGTGATGCAGTATCGCGACGATGGTTACCTGCCGGAAGCGCTGCTGAACTATCTGGTGCGTCTGGGCTGGTCCAGCGGCGATCAGGAAATCTTCACCCGCGAAGAGATGATCAAGCTGTTCTCTCTTGGTGCGGTAAGCAAATCGGCGAGCGCATTCAATACCGAAAAACTGCAGTGGCTGAACCATCACTACATTAACACTCTGGCGCCTGAATATGTGGCAACGCATCTGCAGTGGCACATTGAGCAGGAAAATATCGATACCCGCGTGGGTCCGCAATTGTCCGAGCTGGTAAAACTGCTGGGCGAGCGCTGCAAAACCCTGAAAGAGATGGCGCAGAGCTGCCGCTACTTCTATGAAGACTTTGCTGAGTTCGATGCGGATGCTGCGAAGAAACACCTGCGCCCGGTTGCGCGTCAGCCGCTGGAAGTGGTGCGTGATAAAATTGCTGCCATCACCGAATGGACCGCTGAAAACGTACATCACGCCATTCAGTCTACCGCTGATGAGCTGGAAGTGGGGATGGGTAAAGTCGGTATGCCGCTGCGCGTTGCGGTTACCGGTGCAGGCCAGTCTCCAGGATTAGACGTTACGGTGCATGCGATTGGTAAATCCCGCAGCATTGAACGTATTAACAAAGCACTGGCGTTTATTGCTGAGCGTGAAAAGCAGCAGTAA
- a CDS encoding MerR family transcriptional regulator, with translation MKKLRSKMTTEELAECLGVAKQTVNRWIREQNWKTEKFPGVKGGRARLIHIDAGVREFILNIPAFRKIPEFYQAEEPVAEYTHVVRSHACRQIISALDNMSPAEQEKLALFLSREGIRSFLTRLGIDESE, from the coding sequence ATGAAAAAATTACGCAGCAAAATGACCACCGAAGAGCTGGCTGAATGTCTCGGAGTCGCGAAACAAACGGTCAATCGTTGGATCAGAGAACAAAACTGGAAAACCGAAAAGTTTCCCGGTGTGAAGGGCGGTCGCGCAAGGCTTATTCATATTGATGCCGGCGTGCGGGAATTTATTCTCAATATCCCAGCTTTTCGCAAAATCCCGGAATTTTATCAGGCTGAAGAACCCGTTGCAGAATACACGCACGTTGTCCGTAGCCACGCCTGTCGCCAAATAATCAGCGCGTTGGATAACATGTCACCAGCGGAACAAGAAAAACTGGCGCTGTTTCTTTCGCGCGAAGGTATCCGTAGTTTTCTCACCCGTCTGGGCATTGATGAATCCGAATAA
- a CDS encoding YfeC-like transcriptional regulator codes for MFKERMTPEELANLTGYSRQTINKWVRKEGWATSPKPGVQGGKARLVHVNEQVREYIRSAERSAEGLSDNLSLAGDSSIETLLITLAKEMTPAEQKMFTSLILREGITGLLQRLGIRDSK; via the coding sequence ATGTTCAAGGAACGGATGACGCCAGAAGAACTTGCTAATCTGACCGGTTACAGCCGGCAGACCATTAATAAATGGGTGCGCAAGGAAGGCTGGGCTACGTCACCAAAACCGGGCGTTCAGGGCGGAAAAGCTCGTCTGGTTCACGTCAACGAACAAGTTCGCGAATACATTCGCAGTGCAGAGCGTTCAGCTGAAGGTTTATCAGACAACTTATCTTTAGCTGGCGACTCTTCTATTGAAACACTGCTGATCACCCTCGCGAAAGAAATGACGCCAGCAGAACAGAAAATGTTTACGTCATTGATCCTGCGTGAAGGCATTACCGGTTTGTTACAACGCTTAGGGATCCGCGACAGCAAATAA
- the nupC gene encoding nucleoside permease NupC — protein sequence MDRVLHFVLALAVVAVLALLVSSDRKQIRIRYVIQLLVIEVLLAWFFLNSDVGLGFVKGFSEMFEKLLGFANEGTNFVFGSMNDKGLAFFFLKVLCPIVFISALIGILQHIRVLPIIIRAIGFLLSKVNGMGKLESFNAVSSLILGQSENFIAYKDILGKMSRNRMYTMAATAMSTVSMSIVGAYMTMLEPKYVVAALVLNMFSTFIVLSLINPYRVDASEENIQMSNLHEGQSFFEMLGEYILAGFKVAIIVAAMLIGFIALIAALNALFATVTGWFGYSISFQGILGYIFYPVAWVMGVPSSEALQVGSIMATKLVSNEFVAMMDLQKIASTLSPRAEGILSVFLVSFANFSSIGIIAGAIKGLNEEQGNVVSRFGLKLVYGSTLVSVLSASIAALVL from the coding sequence ATGGACCGCGTTCTTCATTTTGTCCTGGCCCTTGCCGTGGTTGCGGTACTCGCACTGCTGGTAAGCAGTGACCGTAAACAAATTCGCATTCGTTATGTTATTCAATTACTTGTTATCGAAGTGTTACTGGCGTGGTTCTTCCTGAATTCTGATGTCGGGCTGGGCTTCGTGAAAGGCTTCTCCGAGATGTTTGAAAAACTGCTCGGTTTTGCTAATGAAGGGACAAACTTTGTCTTCGGCAGCATGAACGATAAAGGCCTGGCATTCTTCTTCTTGAAAGTACTGTGCCCAATCGTCTTCATTTCCGCCCTGATCGGTATTCTGCAGCATATCCGCGTTCTGCCTATTATCATCCGCGCAATTGGATTTTTGTTATCCAAAGTCAACGGTATGGGCAAGCTGGAGTCCTTCAACGCCGTCAGCTCGCTGATCCTGGGTCAGTCTGAAAACTTTATTGCCTATAAAGATATTCTGGGCAAGATGTCACGCAACCGCATGTACACCATGGCAGCGACGGCAATGTCCACCGTTTCCATGTCCATCGTCGGCGCGTACATGACCATGCTGGAACCAAAATACGTTGTTGCTGCATTGGTTCTGAACATGTTCAGCACCTTTATTGTACTGTCGCTGATCAACCCTTACCGCGTGGATGCCAGCGAAGAAAATATTCAGATGTCTAACCTGCATGAAGGACAGAGCTTCTTCGAAATGCTGGGTGAGTACATTCTGGCAGGCTTCAAGGTCGCGATTATCGTGGCAGCAATGCTGATCGGTTTCATCGCGCTGATTGCCGCGCTGAACGCCCTGTTTGCCACCGTCACCGGCTGGTTTGGCTACAGCATCTCCTTCCAGGGCATCCTGGGCTACATCTTCTACCCGGTTGCGTGGGTGATGGGTGTGCCGTCCAGCGAAGCGCTGCAGGTGGGCAGTATCATGGCGACTAAACTGGTTTCCAACGAATTCGTGGCCATGATGGACCTGCAGAAAATCGCGTCTACGCTCTCTCCACGCGCGGAAGGTATTCTGTCTGTGTTCCTGGTCTCCTTCGCTAACTTCTCTTCCATCGGTATCATTGCAGGCGCAATCAAAGGCCTGAACGAAGAGCAAGGCAACGTGGTATCCCGCTTTGGTCTGAAGCTGGTATACGGCTCTACGCTGGTGAGCGTACTGTCCGCATCCATCGCAGCACTGGTGCTGTAA
- a CDS encoding Nramp family divalent metal transporter — translation MTNDRVETSSGRAARKLKLALMGPAFIAAIGYIDPGNFATNIQAGASFGYKLLWVVVWANLMAMLIQVLSAKLGIATGKNLAEQIRDHYPRPVVWFYWVQAEIIAMATDLAEFIGAAIGFKLILGVSLLQGAVLTGIATFLILMLQRRGQKPLEKVIGGLLLFVAAAYIVELIFSQPNLAQLSKGMIIPSLPNSEAVFLAAGVLGATIMPHVIYLHSSLTQHLHGGTRQQRYAATKWDVAIAMTIAGFVNLAMMATAAAAFHFSGHTGITDLDQAYLTLEPLLSHAAATVFGLSLVAAGLSSTVVGTLAGQVVMQGFIRFHIPLWVRRTVTMMPSFIVILMGLDPTRILVMSQVLLSFGIALALVPLLIFTSNGTLMGDLVNTVWVKYVGWMIVVLVVALNLWLLVGTALGL, via the coding sequence ATGACGAACGATCGCGTTGAGACAAGCAGTGGACGGGCAGCACGCAAGCTGAAACTTGCGTTAATGGGACCTGCATTCATCGCGGCTATCGGGTATATCGACCCCGGTAACTTTGCCACCAACATCCAGGCAGGGGCTAGCTTTGGCTATAAACTGCTGTGGGTCGTCGTCTGGGCCAACCTGATGGCAATGCTGATTCAGGTATTGTCGGCCAAGCTGGGGATTGCTACTGGAAAAAACCTCGCCGAGCAAATTCGCGATCACTACCCACGTCCGGTGGTGTGGTTTTACTGGGTGCAGGCTGAAATCATTGCCATGGCGACCGATCTTGCTGAATTTATCGGTGCCGCGATTGGCTTTAAGCTGATCCTCGGCGTTTCGCTGTTACAGGGGGCGGTGCTGACCGGTATCGCCACATTTTTAATCCTGATGCTGCAACGTCGCGGGCAAAAACCACTGGAAAAAGTAATTGGTGGATTACTGTTGTTTGTGGCCGCGGCATATATTGTCGAACTGATCTTCTCGCAGCCGAATCTGGCGCAGCTGAGTAAGGGCATGATCATTCCCAGCCTGCCGAACTCTGAGGCGGTCTTTCTGGCAGCCGGCGTACTCGGCGCGACCATTATGCCGCACGTCATTTATTTGCACTCCTCTTTAACTCAGCATCTGCATGGCGGGACACGGCAACAGCGCTACGCGGCAACTAAGTGGGATGTGGCTATCGCCATGACCATTGCCGGGTTTGTCAATCTGGCAATGATGGCTACTGCTGCCGCAGCCTTTCACTTCAGCGGTCATACCGGCATTACCGATCTCGATCAGGCTTATCTGACGTTGGAACCGTTGTTGAGTCATGCGGCGGCGACGGTATTTGGTCTCAGCCTGGTGGCGGCGGGGCTTTCTTCAACGGTTGTCGGCACGCTGGCCGGACAGGTTGTGATGCAGGGGTTTATCCGTTTTCATATCCCGCTGTGGGTTCGTCGTACGGTTACTATGATGCCGTCATTCATCGTCATTCTGATGGGACTGGATCCCACCCGTATTCTGGTCATGAGCCAGGTGTTGCTGAGTTTCGGTATCGCGCTGGCGCTGGTACCACTCCTGATATTCACCAGTAACGGTACGTTAATGGGGGATTTAGTTAACACCGTCTGGGTTAAATATGTTGGCTGGATGATTGTGGTACTGGTAGTGGCGCTAAATCTCTGGCTGCTGGTAGGGACGGCGCTCGGGTTGTAA
- the ypeC gene encoding DUF2502 domain-containing protein YpeC, with protein MFRSLILAAALLAFTPLAANAGEITLLPSIKLQIGDRDNYGNYWDGGHWRDRGYWHNNYEWRKNRWWRHDNGNHRGWDKRKAYERGYREGWNDRDDHRGRGKGHGRGHGHHH; from the coding sequence ATGTTCAGGTCACTGATTCTGGCTGCAGCCTTATTGGCTTTCACGCCGCTGGCCGCAAACGCTGGTGAAATCACCCTGCTGCCATCAATAAAATTGCAAATTGGCGATCGCGATAATTATGGTAACTACTGGGACGGCGGCCACTGGCGCGACCGGGGTTACTGGCACAATAATTATGAATGGCGCAAAAATCGCTGGTGGCGTCATGATAACGGTAATCATCGTGGCTGGGATAAGCGCAAAGCGTACGAGCGCGGTTACCGTGAAGGTTGGAACGATCGCGATGACCATCGCGGTCGCGGCAAAGGCCACGGACGTGGTCATGGCCACCATCATTAA